Proteins found in one Sorghum bicolor cultivar BTx623 chromosome 1, Sorghum_bicolor_NCBIv3, whole genome shotgun sequence genomic segment:
- the LOC110435144 gene encoding ras-related protein RABH1b-like, whose translation MAVVSALAKYKLVFLGDQAVGKTAIITRFMYDKFDDTYQATIGIDFLSKTMYLEDRTVRLQLWDTAGQERFRSLIPSYIRDSSVAVIVYDVTDSQSFLNTSKWIEEVNTQRGGDVLIFLVGNKTDLVDKRKVTTGEGEAKAQEHGAMFIETSAKAGFNVKPLFRKIAGSLPGLDALSSAKHEDMVDINLRPASGSSASGAVAQLEQKSGGCSC comes from the exons ATGGCGGTGGTGTCGGCGCTGGCCAAGTACAAGCTCGTGTTCCTGGGCGACCAGGCGGTGGGCAAGACGGCCATCATCACCCGCTTCATGTACGACAAGTTCGACGACACCTACCAG GCGACGATCGGGATCGACTTCCTGTCCAAGACGATGTACCTCGAAGACCGCACCGTTCGCCTCCAGCTCTG GGACACAGCTGGGCAGGAGAGGTTCCGCAGCCTGATCCCGAGCTACATCAGAGACTCCTCCGTGGCCGTCATCGTTTACGATGTCACCG ACAGCCAATCCTTCTTGAACACATCAAAGTGGATCGAGGAAGTAAACACACAAAGAGGTGGAGATGTACTCATCTTCCTCGTCGGAAATAAAACTGACCTTGTTGACAAGAG GAAAGTGACCACTGGGGAAGGAGAAGCCAAGGCACAGGAGCATGGTGCCATGTTCATAGAGACCAGTGCAAAAGCTGGGTTCAACGTCAAG CCTCTGTTCCGCAAGATCGCTGGATCCCTTCCAGGACTGGACGCGCTCTCGTCAGCAAAGCATGAAGACATGGTCGACATAAACCTCAGACCTGCCAGCGGCTCATCGGCGTCAGGCGCAGTCGCGCAGCTGGAGCAGAAATCAGGTGGTTGCTCCTGTTGA